The following proteins are co-located in the Stegostoma tigrinum isolate sSteTig4 chromosome 39, sSteTig4.hap1, whole genome shotgun sequence genome:
- the LOC125447800 gene encoding elongation factor 1-gamma-like: protein MHLKTMELLTLVKWMHLRGELATEGPEELYRAHGDEQDYAKLTDQLKIKDPFVHLPRSAFVLDEFKWKYSNEDISSVALSYLWDHFDKEGWSFWCMEYKYPSELCLDCRSSSLITGLFQHLDSLREHSFASVILFGTGGDSSISGIWIVRGHQLLPKLNEDWHVICEPYSWRKLDINTDECKTTIKEYFTMEGTFQHVGKPFNQALIFK from the exons ATGCACCTAAAGACAATGGAACTGCTGACACTGGTAAAGTGGATGCATCTCAGAGGTGAGCTGGCTACAGAGGGACCGGAGGAGCTTTATCGAGCACATGGTGATGAACAGGACTACGCTAAATTGACTGACCAGTTAAAAATCAAAGATCCCTTTGTACACTTGCCAAGAAG TGCCTTCGTTCTGGATGAGTTCAAGTGGAAGTATTCAAATGAGGATATCAGTTCTGTGGCACTTTCTTATTTGTGGGACCACTTTGATAAAGAGGGTTGGTCTTTCTGGTGCATGGAGTACAAGTATCCCAGCGAACTCTGTCTGGATTGCAGGAGCTCCAGTTTAATAACTG GGCTATTCCAACATTTGGATAGCCTACGGGAGCACAGCTTTGCTAGTGTGATCCTGTTTGGCACCGGTGGTGACAGCTCAATCTCTGGAATTTGGATTGTGCGGGGACACCAGCTCCTTCCCAAA TTAAATGAAGACTGGCATGTAATCTGTGAGCCATATTCCTGGAGGAAATTGGATATAAACACTGATGAATGCAAGACCACGATTAAGGAATACTTCACGATGGAAGGAACATTCCAACATGTAGGAAAACCCTTCAATCAGGCATTAATTTTTAAGTAA